A stretch of Lathyrus oleraceus cultivar Zhongwan6 chromosome 6, CAAS_Psat_ZW6_1.0, whole genome shotgun sequence DNA encodes these proteins:
- the LOC127095846 gene encoding pentatricopeptide repeat-containing protein At1g53600, mitochondrial-like produces MVHNPNGDQNPVQAAAMRIASRNCMLSVGAQESCNKSITKSQQHQPNYGRNGNVKAAETIFHRMSHKNTITWTAMIRGFAKDGRIGKAIELFNMLKEKDDFVWIVIISGFVSNDEFEEALRWYVRMNQEGCGPNPVTISSSFASSAALAALNEGLQIHSHVLKMNLEHDLSIQNSLISFYAKCGNVTDAYKIFINVDEPNVVSCNSVVNGFAQNGFGEEALDIYKRMQNESLEHNHVTFLAVLSACTHAGLIEEEGWNLFNTTESNQRSPITAVNKNNYWVG; encoded by the coding sequence ATGGTGCATAACCCGAATGGAGATCAAAATCCAGTGCAAGCTGCTGCCATGAGAATTGCATCCCGCAACTGTATGCTTTCAGTTGGTGCACAAGAATCCTGCAATAAATCCATAACAAAATCACAGCAACATCAACCAAATTATGGTCGAAACGGCAACGTTAAAGCAGCAGAAACAATATTCCACAGAATGTCCCATAAAAACACTATCACTTGGACAGCCATGATCAGGGGATTCGCAAAGGATGGAAGAATTGGAAAGGCCATTGAACTGTTTAATATGTTGAAAGAGAAAGATGATTTTGTATGGATAGTTATTATATCCGGTTTTGTGAGTAATGATGAGTTCGAGGAGGCTTTGCGTTGGTATGTTCGGATGAATCAGGAAGGGTGCGGGCCAAATCCTGTAACTATTAGTAGTTCTTTTGCTTCTTCGGCTGCTTTGGCGGCACTGAATGAAGGGCTTCAGATTCATTCCCATGTTCTGAAGATGAACCTGGAACATGATCTTTCGATACAAAATTCTCTTATATCATTCTATGCCAAGTGTGGAAACGTAACCGATGCCTACAAGATCTTCATAAACGTCGACGAACCAAATGTTGTCTCCTGTAACTCAGTTGTCAATGGCTTTGCACAAAATGGCTTTGGCGAAGAAGCTCTCGATATTTATAAAAGAATGCAGAATGAAAGCCTTGAACATAACCATGTTACTTTCCTTGCGGTTCTTTCAGCATGTACTCATGCAGGACTGATTGAAGAAGAGGGATGGAATTTATTTAACACCACAGAATCAAACCAGCGCTCACCAATTACTGCAGTAAACAAAAATAATTACTGGGTCGGTTAA